The genome window GAAGAATGTCTCCGTGAGACTCTATAGAATCAAGGAGAAACTCAAGAAAACAAGTGAAACAACAGTGGAGTAGGGGAGTAACCATATAAGGAATGGGATTAGCCTTATTGGTCTTATTAGCCCTATTAGCCTAATTGGTCTAATTAGCCCATACCCTACAAGACTTAACAATCACATTAAAAAGAAAACTACAATGGAAACAAAGCATACAGAGTTTGAGGAAATGCGCCAGCAATTGGGCATCCTCAAGAATAAACTTGAAAACCAGACACTCATCAACGACAAACTTATCAGGCAGTCAATGCTCGATAAGATGTCGTCTATGAAGAAATATACATGGTTTTCATTCTTAGTGTTACTATTTATTTATTATGCCTATTATGAAGCTCGGGAGATATTTAACCTGTCTTGGTGGTTCTACGGATTCACTGTTATATTTATGACTTTCAGTGTCGGTTTCGATGCTTATATCAATCATGTCAATAAGGAAGAGTTCCTCAATGGTGATCTCATAGCAGCATCTCTACAAATGCAACGAATGAAAAAGCTCCGCAAAATATCCTTATTATGTGGTATCTCTATATTGACAATATGGGTTCCTTGGATTTGCTTAGAGGTATACAATGGTTTGGGTGTTGCGAATGGAGGAGAAAATGAATCCTTATTCTATAGTATGATGATTGGTGGTGGGGTCGGCTTAATCATCGGAGCAGTTATCGGTATAAGCATTTACTTCCGTATGCAACGCATTAATTCCGATATTATCCAACAGATTGATGAACTTAAAAAAGAGACAGAGTAAAGAAGAATAAAGACAGAGTAACATATAAACAAAGTGCAGGGTAACATAAGAACTTATTGCTTGTTCTTATGTTACCCTGTCTTCTTTTTCTTATATGAGTTCTGATGTCCCTTTGTTACTATGTATAATTTACTTTGTTACTATGTCTCCCTTACTCTTCTATTTCCCTACTATATCAATGATAATAGTGTCTATCCTTTCAGTATCTTCTTAATATCATTCAGCTTGTTGAGGGCTTCAACAGGTGTAAGATTATTGACATCAAGACCGAGGATTTCGTCACGAATCTGCGTAAGGACAGGATCATCGAGTTGGAAGAAGGAGAGTTGCATACCTTCTCTGCTCTGGTCAAGATGCTCAACAGCAGCCTTTCCGACACTACCCACTTGTGCATTGTCTGCTTCAAGTTCCTTAAGAATGACGTTGGCACGCTTGATAATGGAACGAGGCATACCCGCTATCTCCGCTACATGAATACCAAAGGAGTGCTCACTACCACCTTTCTCCAACTTACGAACGAAGATTATCTTTCCATCCACTTCCTTCACAGAGACGTTGAAGTTCTTGATACGTGGAAAATTCTTCTCCATTTCGTTCAATTCATGGTAGTGTGTAGCAAAGAGGGTACGAGCTTGTGCACGTGAATGTTCGTGCAGATACTCTACAATAGCCCATGCAATGCTGATACCATCATAGGTACTTGTACCACGCCCCAGCTCATCAAAGAGCACCAGAGAGCGTGAAGTGACATTATTTAGGATGTTTGAAGCCTCCGTCATCTCAACCATAAAGGTTGATTCTCCTAATGAAATGTTATCCGAAGCACCCACACGTGTGAAGATTTTATCCACCATTCCGATGCGTGCTCGTTCAGCAGGAACAAAACAACCTATCTGTGCCAAGAGTACGATGAGTGCCGTCTGGCGGAGTAGGGCAGACTTACCCGCCATATTCGGACCCGTGATCATCATTATCTGTTGGCGTTCCGTATCAAGCAATACATCATTAGGCACATACTGTTCGCCTATCGGCAGCTGTGTTTCAATTACCGGATGGCGACCCTGCTTAATGTCTAACACCTCCGAATCGTCCACCACTGGGCGCACATAACGCTGCAACTGTGACACCTTCATGAACGAAAGCAGACAGTCGAGATGAGCAATGAGGTTGGCATTAATCTGTATCTGCGGAATAAACTCCTGCATATCCTGTACCAGCTCCATATAAAGCTGATTTTCCAAAGCCAATATCTTCTCGTCAGCACCGAGTATCTTCTCCTCGTATTCCTTGAGTTCAGGTGTGATGTAACGTTCTGCCTGCGCCAGTGTCTGCTTACGAATCCAATCCTCTGGCACCTTGTCTTTGAACGTATTGCGCACCTCTAAGTAATAGCCGAATACGTTATTAAATCCTATCTTCAGTGAGCTGATACCCGTCTGCTCAATCTCTTTCTCCTGAATCTCCAACAGATACTGCTTTCCGTTGTCACGGATAGAACGCAAATCATCGAGCTCCTGGTTATAACCTAAGGCTATCACGTCGCCTTTATTGACCAACTGTGGAGGGTCAGGCTGTATCTCTTTCTCTATCCTATCACGTAGGGACTCACAGAGGTTCAGCTGTTCGCCAATCCTCTTCAGCGTATCGCTCTTTGCATAAAGGCAAGCCGTCTTGACGGGTTGGATAGCCATAAGGGCATTCTTCAGCTGCACTACCTCACGAGGTGACACACGACCGACTGCTACCTTTGAGATAATACGCTCCAAGTCGCCTATACGATGGAACTGTTCATTGATACATTCGCGGAAATCAGGCTCACGGAAGAAATAATCAACTACGTCCAAACGCTCATTGATAGGCTTTACTTCTTTCAGTGGGAAGACCATCCAACGGCGCAACATACGTCCACCCATTGGCGTAACGGTATTGTCGATAACGTTCAAAAGCGATGATCCACCCTCATTCATTGATGCAATCAGCTCCAAAGAACGGATGGTGAAGCGGTCCATTCGCACGTATTTATCTTCTTCAATACGTGCCAATGAAGTGATATGATTGATTTGTGTATGCTGTGTTATCTCCAGATACTGCAGGATAACACCTGCTGCAATAACACCGTTATTCAAATGATCAACACCGAAACCCTTTAGATTCTTCGTGCCGAAGTGCTTC of Prevotella fusca JCM 17724 contains these proteins:
- the mutS gene encoding DNA mismatch repair protein MutS, producing MAKDDKGLTPMMKQFFSMKAQHPGALMLFRCGDFYETYGEDAVESARILGITLTRRNNGGSSDSMEMAGFPHHALDTYLPKLIRAGKRVAICDQLEDPKKKREAIKGKKGLSAMDKMVKRGITELVTPGVAMSDNVLNYKENNFLAAVHFGKGACGVSFLDISTGEFLTGEGTFDYVEKLLGNFQPKEVLFDRAKKQDFERYFGTRLCTFDMDDWVFTDQTARQKLLKHFGTKNLKGFGVDHLNNGVIAAGVILQYLEITQHTQINHITSLARIEEDKYVRMDRFTIRSLELIASMNEGGSSLLNVIDNTVTPMGGRMLRRWMVFPLKEVKPINERLDVVDYFFREPDFRECINEQFHRIGDLERIISKVAVGRVSPREVVQLKNALMAIQPVKTACLYAKSDTLKRIGEQLNLCESLRDRIEKEIQPDPPQLVNKGDVIALGYNQELDDLRSIRDNGKQYLLEIQEKEIEQTGISSLKIGFNNVFGYYLEVRNTFKDKVPEDWIRKQTLAQAERYITPELKEYEEKILGADEKILALENQLYMELVQDMQEFIPQIQINANLIAHLDCLLSFMKVSQLQRYVRPVVDDSEVLDIKQGRHPVIETQLPIGEQYVPNDVLLDTERQQIMMITGPNMAGKSALLRQTALIVLLAQIGCFVPAERARIGMVDKIFTRVGASDNISLGESTFMVEMTEASNILNNVTSRSLVLFDELGRGTSTYDGISIAWAIVEYLHEHSRAQARTLFATHYHELNEMEKNFPRIKNFNVSVKEVDGKIIFVRKLEKGGSEHSFGIHVAEIAGMPRSIIKRANVILKELEADNAQVGSVGKAAVEHLDQSREGMQLSFFQLDDPVLTQIRDEILGLDVNNLTPVEALNKLNDIKKILKG